One window from the genome of Alnus glutinosa chromosome 13, dhAlnGlut1.1, whole genome shotgun sequence encodes:
- the LOC133854682 gene encoding receptor-like protein 56, whose translation MTGIDMSSNQLTGCIPSEMGDLSLLRFLNLSNNFLTGPIPNSFRNLKNVESLDLSHNKLSEKIPYELVGLTSLSTFSVAYNNLSGKIPFERQFSTFRMQCYDGNPNLCGDPLPRKCSITNRLEHEHKGQSKDKEEGTSIIDSPLFFYAFVVVSYAFGFWVFFGILIIKKSWRHNYFRVVDRFIESCFEMLSKYW comes from the coding sequence ATGACCGGAATTGACATGTCATCCAACCAATTGACAGGTTGCATTCCTTCTGAAATGGGAGACTTGTCACTGCTTCGATTCTTGAACTTGTCAAATAATTTTCTAACAGGTCCCATTCCAAATTCTTTCAGAAACTTGAAAAACGTGGAGAGCTTGGATCTTTCTCACAACAAGTTGAGTGAGAAAATCCCTTATGAATTGGTTGGACTCACTTCTCTATCTACATTTAGTGTTGCATATAACAATCTTTCAGGAAAAATCCCATTTGAGAGGCAGTTCTCAACGTTCAGGATGCAGTGCTATGATGGCAATCCGAATCTTTGTGGAGATCCCCTGCCAAGAAAATGCTCAATCACAAACAGGCTTGAACATGAACATAAGGGCCAAAGTAAGGACAAAGAAGAAGGGACTAGTATAATTGATAGCCCTTTATTTTTCTATGCATTTGTTGTTGTCTCTTATGCATTtggattttgggttttctttgggaTCCTAATCATTAAGAAGAGTTGGAGGCATAACTATTTTAGAGTTGTGGACAGATTTATTGAGTCTTGTTTTGAAATGCTTTCCAAGTATTGGTGA